In Candidatus Defluviibacterium haderslevense, the following are encoded in one genomic region:
- a CDS encoding Na/Pi cotransporter family protein, with protein sequence MEIVASIFKLSAGIGLFLFAMYLIEESLKKLSGRNFKIFLQKITKNRIGAVSGGAIVTGILQSSSMVSLMVLAFVGAGVFTMKNAMAIILGANLGTTLDSWLVATLGFKVNIEVAAYPSICIGGLMLVIFGSRELFKYIAYFLLGFGLLFIGLSYMKTSMESQVSMFDFSVYAQMPLIVFLIIGFIITMLVQSSSVTMALTLSALNAGAIGFLPAAALVLGSETGTTIKILLSSIGGNASKKRVALGNLLFNIFLTIFAFIFIKPILFVITDIFSIANPLIGLVTFSSFVNLAGIIIFLPFLDPYAKFLERLFRTTDLTAAAYINHANPSEPESAMDLFRRETAYFIYNSMIFNVEQFELKFNALVDYPEFDQINEKRRFYAKTSDEKYLFIKQLNGELLSFYLKLRSKLDEKNISKLNQLISSVRSAMYSVKSIHDIDLNLLNLKQSSKDIKYSFFIKHKTETELLYKQLKSTLDHGAVVNMDTFHAIYNQIQNNYREALQGFYRDAHLAHIEDMDMTIANNFNRELYTSNKAILMALKDFLLNDKDAEAFNEIPIYLT encoded by the coding sequence ATGGAAATAGTAGCTAGTATTTTTAAGCTTTCTGCGGGGATAGGATTATTTCTTTTTGCTATGTATCTTATTGAAGAATCATTAAAAAAGCTCTCTGGTAGAAATTTCAAAATATTTTTACAAAAAATAACAAAAAATCGAATTGGAGCTGTCAGCGGTGGGGCAATTGTGACAGGCATTCTTCAAAGTAGTTCAATGGTTTCATTGATGGTGCTTGCATTTGTTGGTGCAGGTGTATTCACTATGAAGAATGCGATGGCAATAATTCTTGGTGCCAATTTGGGTACTACATTAGATAGTTGGTTGGTTGCAACACTTGGATTTAAAGTGAATATAGAGGTGGCTGCATATCCTTCCATTTGTATAGGTGGATTAATGTTGGTTATTTTTGGTAGTCGGGAATTATTTAAATATATAGCTTACTTTTTACTCGGTTTTGGATTGCTTTTCATTGGCCTTTCATATATGAAAACTTCTATGGAAAGTCAAGTAAGCATGTTCGATTTTTCAGTTTACGCTCAAATGCCACTTATTGTTTTTCTGATTATTGGGTTTATTATTACAATGCTTGTGCAATCAAGTTCAGTAACCATGGCTTTAACTTTAAGTGCCTTGAATGCTGGGGCAATAGGTTTTTTACCAGCAGCGGCCTTAGTCTTAGGCTCTGAAACGGGAACTACCATCAAAATATTATTGAGTTCAATCGGCGGTAATGCATCTAAAAAAAGAGTTGCGCTTGGAAATCTGTTATTCAATATTTTCCTTACCATATTTGCTTTTATTTTTATAAAACCAATTTTATTTGTTATTACTGATATTTTTAGTATTGCCAATCCACTTATAGGCCTGGTTACTTTTTCAAGTTTTGTAAATTTGGCAGGTATTATTATTTTTCTTCCTTTTTTAGATCCATATGCTAAGTTTCTCGAGCGCTTGTTTCGTACTACGGATCTTACAGCAGCAGCATATATCAATCATGCGAATCCATCTGAACCAGAGAGTGCAATGGATTTATTTCGAAGAGAGACAGCATATTTTATATACAATTCTATGATTTTTAATGTAGAGCAATTTGAGCTTAAATTCAATGCACTAGTTGATTATCCTGAATTTGATCAAATCAATGAAAAAAGAAGATTTTACGCAAAAACATCAGACGAAAAATATTTATTTATTAAGCAATTAAATGGTGAATTGTTATCCTTTTATTTGAAATTGCGAAGTAAGTTGGACGAAAAAAACATTTCTAAACTCAATCAATTGATTTCTTCCGTACGAAGTGCAATGTATTCTGTTAAAAGTATCCATGATATTGATCTTAATTTATTAAATTTAAAGCAGTCTTCTAAAGATATAAAGTATTCATTTTTTATAAAGCATAAAACCGAAACTGAATTATTGTATAAACAACTAAAGAGTACATTAGATCATGGGGCAGTAGTCAATATGGATACATTTCATGCCATTTATAATCAGATTCAAAATAATTACAGAGAGGCGTTACAAGGATTTTATAGAGATGCGCATTTGGCTCATATTGAAGATATGGATATGACCATTGCTAATAATTTTAATAGGGAGCTTTATACTTCCAATAAAGCTATACTTATGGCATTGAAGGATTTTCTATTGAATGATAAGGATGCTGAAGCTTTTAATGAAATTCCAATATATTTAACCTAA
- a CDS encoding ATP-binding cassette domain-containing protein, which yields MNKPINISSNHKMESVIHIKGLQMSFGALDVLKGIDLEVYKGENVGVLGKSGSGKSVLIKLMIGLLKPKAGQVQVLGLEVDQLSGRKLDEIRLKMGFSFQSSALYDSMSVYQNLAFPLTMNVLDLTKKDVDDAIEEVLTAVNLLDKMHQMPADLSGGQRKRIGIARTLILKPEIMLYDEPTSGLDPVTSAEINELILEVQSKYNTSSVIITHDLTCAKTTCNRIAMLVDGQFLKVGSFEDVFNSKDDQIISFYNYNFIQ from the coding sequence ATGAACAAACCTATTAATATTTCTTCAAATCATAAAATGGAATCAGTTATTCATATTAAAGGATTGCAAATGTCATTTGGAGCTTTAGATGTTCTTAAAGGTATCGATTTGGAAGTTTATAAAGGTGAAAATGTTGGTGTACTAGGCAAATCAGGTTCAGGTAAATCTGTTTTAATTAAATTAATGATTGGCTTGCTTAAGCCAAAGGCTGGTCAGGTTCAGGTATTAGGTCTGGAAGTAGACCAATTATCTGGGAGGAAATTGGATGAAATTCGACTTAAAATGGGCTTTTCTTTTCAAAGTAGTGCACTATATGATAGCATGAGTGTATATCAAAATCTCGCATTCCCATTAACGATGAATGTACTTGATCTTACAAAAAAGGATGTGGATGATGCCATAGAAGAAGTTTTAACTGCTGTTAACTTATTAGATAAAATGCATCAAATGCCAGCAGACTTATCGGGGGGACAAAGAAAAAGAATTGGAATTGCACGAACACTAATTCTAAAACCTGAAATCATGCTTTATGATGAACCTACATCTGGTTTGGACCCAGTCACCAGTGCAGAGATTAATGAATTGATTTTAGAAGTACAGTCAAAATACAACACGAGTTCTGTTATTATTACTCATGACTTAACTTGCGCAAAAACAACTTGCAATCGGATTGCCATGCTTGTGGACGGCCAATTTCTTAAGGTAGGTAGTTTTGAGGATGTATTCAATTCAAAAGATGACCAAATAATAAGTTTTTATAACTATAATTTTATACAATAG
- a CDS encoding SDR family oxidoreductase — protein sequence MKKLVDKTVFITGGLSGIGRACAMAATQEGANVVVVGMPNDLSSLLMQDIVAINLKAIFLACDVSKMDELKSAIDKTVQVFGSLDVALNNAGIGGESNKVADMTEKAWQQVIGINLSGVFNGMKYELIQMLKQKQGVIINMSSILGKVGFAQSSHYVAAKHGVLGLTKTAALEYATDGIRINAICPGFIATPLLEKGGITDHSEIMQHIVDLHPMKRLGRSEEIAKGFVFLASDDGSFMTGSTLEIEGGYLAQ from the coding sequence GTGAAAAAACTTGTGGACAAAACAGTTTTCATTACGGGCGGTCTTTCTGGTATTGGGAGGGCCTGCGCCATGGCAGCTACTCAAGAAGGAGCAAATGTGGTCGTGGTAGGTATGCCGAATGATTTATCATCTCTATTAATGCAGGACATCGTGGCTATTAATCTCAAAGCGATATTTTTAGCTTGCGATGTTTCTAAAATGGATGAATTAAAATCTGCAATTGATAAAACAGTCCAGGTATTTGGCTCTTTAGATGTAGCATTGAATAATGCCGGTATTGGTGGTGAATCCAATAAAGTTGCAGACATGACTGAAAAAGCTTGGCAACAAGTTATTGGCATCAATCTTTCTGGAGTTTTTAATGGTATGAAATATGAACTTATTCAAATGTTAAAGCAAAAGCAAGGGGTAATAATTAACATGTCTTCGATACTTGGAAAAGTTGGATTTGCTCAATCTTCGCATTATGTAGCAGCAAAACATGGTGTTCTTGGACTTACCAAAACAGCTGCGTTAGAATATGCCACAGATGGCATTAGAATTAATGCTATTTGTCCGGGATTTATTGCAACTCCTTTACTTGAAAAGGGTGGAATTACAGATCATTCAGAAATAATGCAACATATTGTTGACTTGCACCCTATGAAGCGATTAGGACGTTCTGAAGAGATCGCTAAGGGTTTTGTTTTTCTTGCAAGTGATGATGGCTCGTTTATGACTGGATCTACGCTGGAAATTGAAGGTGGCTATTTGGCACAATAG
- a CDS encoding DUF748 domain-containing protein has translation MTKYLIEKYDFKFTGRQISLSWAYVNPFTGYIYLKDLFVLEECTDTTFISVKGLSAQIALSKIFRQSFEIDQLTLDHPYGIIVKNGTHINIDDLLEKFVTDVKSNISKTPIRLTISNIKVIDGEFYFIESIIPINYFIKNVNIESSGFWSDVDSVSAKFSLLPGIGTGNVQGNFTFNTKSLKYHYDLLVQQLDLDIIQQYLKSLANYGAFRANLDAHIISFGNLNAKEDVTIKGNVAINDFHFGKNIHDDYASFKKLSIDIIELSPKNRIYFYDTVLLISPFFKYERYDYLDNIQTVFGKDGSNLTAANDVNADFNLVIEIANYIKVISKNFFQSNYRINRLAINDGDLKFNDYALAEKFSMDLKPLFISADSVDKSHLRVKMNLSSKIKPYGTAIVNLSINPKDSSDFDLNYHIQNVPIPIFNPYLISYTSFPLDRGIIEIEGKWNVRNGFINSKNHLLVIDPRVSKRLRNRNTKWLPLRLIMAFVRERGNVIDFEVPITGNLLNPTFHWRDVVLDVIKNIFIKPVTIPYRTEVRTVEKEIEKSLMLKWEMNDCKVNDNQFKFLGKINDFLMDNPNATITVTPQNYKIKEMEYLLFFEAKKKFYLNDNNINKPIFTLEDSLCVNKLSIRNLGFLKYLDRKVNGRKLFTIQDKCNLVVEDQLIEDRFIKLNKAREIEFLSLFKGLESSRRIHFTEGHHIISPIGYSYYKIEYRGELPKSLLKAYDRMNDLNNGSTRKKFYLKRKKNTISL, from the coding sequence TTGACAAAATATTTAATTGAGAAGTATGATTTCAAGTTTACAGGTCGACAAATATCTTTATCATGGGCTTATGTAAATCCTTTTACCGGTTATATTTATTTGAAAGACCTTTTTGTTTTGGAGGAATGTACCGATACTACCTTTATTTCTGTAAAGGGCTTGAGTGCACAAATAGCATTAAGCAAAATATTTAGGCAATCATTTGAAATTGATCAGTTGACGCTTGATCATCCTTACGGCATTATCGTAAAGAACGGTACTCATATTAATATTGATGATTTATTAGAAAAATTTGTAACTGATGTCAAATCTAATATTTCAAAAACACCTATTCGATTGACCATCTCAAATATAAAGGTAATTGATGGTGAATTTTATTTTATTGAGAGCATTATCCCTATAAATTATTTTATTAAAAATGTTAATATAGAGAGTTCTGGATTTTGGTCAGATGTTGATAGTGTCTCTGCAAAGTTTTCTTTACTACCGGGTATTGGAACTGGAAATGTACAGGGAAATTTTACTTTTAATACAAAAAGTCTGAAGTACCATTACGATCTTTTGGTGCAACAATTGGATCTAGATATTATCCAGCAATACCTTAAAAGTTTAGCAAATTATGGGGCCTTTAGAGCTAATTTGGATGCTCATATTATATCATTTGGAAATTTGAATGCTAAGGAAGATGTTACCATTAAAGGAAATGTTGCTATTAATGATTTTCACTTTGGAAAAAATATTCATGATGACTATGCTTCATTTAAAAAATTATCCATAGACATTATTGAATTAAGTCCAAAAAATCGAATTTATTTTTACGATACAGTTTTATTGATAAGTCCTTTTTTTAAATACGAAAGATATGATTATCTGGATAATATTCAAACGGTCTTTGGAAAGGACGGATCTAATCTTACTGCTGCTAATGATGTAAATGCAGATTTTAATCTAGTTATTGAAATTGCAAATTATATTAAGGTTATTTCAAAGAATTTTTTTCAAAGTAATTATAGAATAAATAGATTAGCTATAAATGATGGTGATTTGAAATTTAATGATTATGCTTTAGCTGAGAAATTTTCAATGGACTTAAAGCCTCTTTTTATTTCTGCTGATTCTGTAGATAAGAGTCATCTAAGGGTAAAAATGAATTTATCTTCCAAAATTAAGCCTTATGGTACAGCGATAGTTAATTTGAGTATTAATCCTAAAGATAGCAGTGATTTTGATTTAAATTATCATATTCAAAATGTTCCTATCCCTATTTTTAACCCATATCTGATTTCATATACTTCATTTCCATTAGATAGAGGAATTATTGAGATAGAAGGTAAATGGAATGTTAGAAATGGATTTATTAATAGCAAGAATCATTTATTGGTCATTGATCCTCGTGTATCAAAAAGATTAAGAAATAGAAATACCAAGTGGTTGCCTTTACGTTTGATTATGGCTTTTGTTAGAGAGCGAGGTAATGTAATTGATTTTGAAGTTCCAATTACTGGAAATTTGTTAAATCCTACTTTTCATTGGCGTGATGTCGTCTTAGATGTGATCAAAAATATATTTATTAAACCTGTTACTATTCCATATAGAACAGAGGTGCGTACTGTTGAAAAAGAAATCGAAAAATCTTTGATGCTAAAATGGGAGATGAACGACTGTAAAGTTAATGATAATCAATTCAAATTTCTAGGAAAGATTAATGATTTCCTAATGGATAATCCCAATGCTACCATTACAGTAACTCCTCAAAATTATAAAATTAAGGAAATGGAGTATTTGCTTTTTTTTGAAGCTAAGAAAAAATTTTATTTAAATGATAATAATATAAATAAGCCAATTTTTACGTTAGAAGATTCACTTTGTGTAAATAAATTATCAATTAGAAACCTTGGATTTTTAAAATATTTAGATAGAAAAGTGAATGGAAGAAAACTTTTTACCATTCAAGATAAATGCAATCTTGTTGTAGAGGATCAATTAATTGAAGATAGATTTATTAAACTGAATAAGGCTCGAGAAATCGAATTTTTATCTTTATTCAAAGGCTTGGAATCGAGTAGGAGAATTCACTTTACTGAAGGTCATCATATAATATCACCTATTGGATATTCATATTATAAAATTGAATACCGAGGAGAATTGCCAAAATCTTTATTAAAAGCATATGATAGAATGAATGATTTGAATAATGGTTCAACCAGAAAAAAGTTTTACTTAAAAAGGAAAAAAAATACCATTTCTTTATAG
- a CDS encoding NAD(P)/FAD-dependent oxidoreductase — MNKKQILILGAGFAGLKLARVLSGHPGYSITLIDKNNYHQFQPLLYQVATANLDASNISFPLRNIFKKCKNVSVRITEVTHIDLLNDKVDTTIGPIYYDFLVLATGAVTNYFGNAELARMTFPMKSTWEALILRNTLIQHFEDAVTSTMHQINKNLSVVIVGGGPTGVELSGAIAEMKRDALPLEYPELDFSKMEVYLIEGTNKLLASMSDSSSQIAKHYLEEMGVVVKTNTLVKDYNGVKLKMQDGTEIESSIVIWAAGVKGNIPSGINSLWCSASNQIRVDEFNRVNANDHVFAIGDISIMLSELYPKGFPQLASVAMDQAKNLAINFKRMALNKSMLPFHYYNKGSMATVGRNKAVVDLAYPKWSFHGFIAWIIWMTLHLFLLISFKNRLIVFINWIYKYFTHRQSLSLLFNKLKQ; from the coding sequence ATGAATAAAAAACAAATATTAATTTTAGGTGCAGGATTTGCTGGATTGAAATTGGCACGAGTGTTAAGTGGTCATCCGGGGTATTCTATTACCTTAATTGATAAAAATAATTATCATCAGTTTCAACCTTTGTTATATCAAGTTGCCACCGCTAATCTAGATGCAAGTAACATATCATTTCCTTTAAGAAATATTTTCAAAAAATGTAAGAATGTTAGCGTCAGAATTACTGAGGTGACCCATATTGATTTATTAAATGATAAGGTCGATACAACTATTGGTCCTATTTATTATGATTTTTTAGTATTGGCAACAGGTGCAGTGACTAACTATTTTGGGAATGCCGAATTAGCACGAATGACTTTTCCGATGAAATCCACTTGGGAAGCTCTAATTCTGCGTAATACCCTCATTCAGCATTTCGAGGATGCAGTGACATCAACAATGCATCAAATCAATAAAAATTTATCTGTTGTTATTGTCGGAGGAGGGCCAACAGGTGTAGAACTTAGTGGCGCTATTGCAGAAATGAAACGCGATGCATTGCCTTTGGAATATCCTGAATTGGATTTTAGCAAAATGGAGGTTTATCTAATAGAGGGAACCAATAAGTTATTGGCATCTATGAGTGATTCTTCTTCTCAGATCGCCAAACATTATTTGGAAGAAATGGGGGTTGTAGTAAAAACAAATACTTTAGTGAAAGATTACAATGGAGTAAAATTGAAAATGCAAGACGGCACTGAAATTGAATCTTCCATAGTGATTTGGGCAGCAGGTGTAAAAGGCAATATTCCTTCTGGAATTAATTCATTATGGTGTTCAGCTTCAAATCAAATTAGAGTTGATGAATTTAATCGGGTAAATGCCAATGATCATGTTTTTGCAATAGGTGATATCTCCATAATGTTATCTGAATTATATCCGAAGGGTTTTCCTCAATTGGCAAGTGTGGCTATGGATCAAGCAAAAAATTTAGCAATTAATTTTAAAAGAATGGCTTTAAATAAATCTATGCTGCCATTTCATTACTACAACAAAGGGAGTATGGCAACTGTCGGTAGAAATAAGGCAGTTGTAGATTTAGCATATCCCAAATGGAGTTTCCATGGATTTATAGCTTGGATTATTTGGATGACTTTGCATTTATTTTTATTGATTAGCTTTAAAAATAGGCTTATTGTATTTATCAATTGGATTTATAAATACTTCACACATAGACAATCTTTGTCCCTATTGTTTAATAAATTAAAGCAATGA
- a CDS encoding MCE family protein: MDDLKNKHAILVGLFVIVGLSFLVVGILMVGNLHDTFKKKVKLVSLFEDVNGLQTGNNVWFSGVKVGTVSQLKFFDKSKVEVTIKIETNVMQYIHKDSKVKIGTDGLIGNKIIIIYGGSDYSNLVIAGDTLEVEKTFSSEDMINMLQENNKNLIAITTDFKAISHHLASGEGTISKLIYDEAIYSNLSNTTRILQNVSTKANLVAISLEKFTDGLNRHGTLGNKLANDTIVYGIIEHAAFKIKQMADTGSVLMSNLNRVSTNLKSPFGVIMNDEASGKQLKEILVNVNSGSKKLDEDLEAVQHNFLFRGFFKKKAKVEGK, encoded by the coding sequence ATGGATGATTTAAAAAACAAACATGCAATACTCGTTGGACTTTTTGTTATTGTAGGATTATCTTTTTTGGTAGTTGGAATATTGATGGTTGGAAATTTGCATGATACTTTTAAGAAGAAAGTAAAATTGGTTTCACTTTTTGAAGATGTAAATGGTTTGCAAACTGGTAATAATGTTTGGTTTTCTGGTGTAAAAGTTGGTACAGTAAGTCAACTTAAATTCTTTGATAAATCCAAAGTGGAGGTCACTATTAAAATTGAAACAAATGTAATGCAGTATATTCATAAGGACTCTAAAGTTAAAATAGGTACAGATGGTTTAATTGGAAATAAGATTATAATTATTTATGGAGGTTCGGATTATTCAAATTTAGTAATAGCTGGGGATACTTTAGAAGTTGAAAAAACATTCTCATCAGAAGATATGATCAATATGTTGCAAGAAAACAATAAAAATTTGATCGCTATAACAACAGATTTTAAAGCCATTAGTCACCATTTAGCTTCTGGTGAAGGAACCATAAGTAAATTAATATATGATGAAGCCATTTATTCAAATTTATCTAATACTACAAGGATACTTCAAAATGTTTCTACTAAGGCCAATTTAGTTGCCATTTCATTAGAAAAATTTACTGATGGATTAAATAGGCACGGAACTTTAGGTAATAAATTAGCAAATGATACCATAGTATATGGAATTATTGAACATGCAGCTTTTAAGATAAAGCAAATGGCAGATACCGGATCCGTATTGATGTCAAATTTGAATCGTGTTAGTACAAATCTTAAGTCCCCATTTGGTGTTATAATGAATGATGAAGCTTCAGGAAAGCAATTGAAAGAAATTTTAGTTAATGTGAATAGTGGCTCAAAGAAATTGGATGAAGACCTTGAAGCTGTACAGCACAATTTTTTATTTAGAGGATTTTTCAAGAAGAAGGCGAAGGTGGAAGGGAAGTAA
- a CDS encoding AI-2E family transporter, whose product MTTSALALIKKLLVLFLLIGGLYISKAFLIPLFIAGVVATLFLPFCKWMESKKLYRGFATSICLLVILLFIGGLFFLVGWQVSALASDFVLIKQRALETSANIQDYIFNHFGITLEKQSQLLETQQANAGDIIPIMAGSMASGFINFFLTLVYIFGLLYYRAHVKKFLLMLAQPSHRDEVEKVIYRVANVSQQYLFGLSKMIVCLWIMYSIGFSILGVKNAFFFAILCGLLEIVPFIGNITGTTITVLVSAVQGASLPIILGIIITYGIVQFIQGWVLEPLIVGSQVKINPLFTIIALVVGELIWGIAGIFLAIPLIAMFKIVCDHVDTLKPYGFLIGEIETVHLDLKPSKKIVNLFKSK is encoded by the coding sequence ATGACAACATCTGCACTCGCATTAATTAAAAAATTACTCGTATTATTTCTTTTGATTGGAGGGCTGTATATTTCTAAAGCGTTTTTAATTCCATTATTTATTGCTGGAGTTGTGGCCACGTTGTTCTTGCCTTTTTGTAAATGGATGGAGTCAAAAAAACTGTATCGTGGATTTGCTACCAGTATTTGTCTATTAGTTATTTTATTGTTTATAGGTGGTTTATTTTTTTTAGTAGGATGGCAAGTTTCAGCTTTGGCATCAGATTTTGTGTTAATTAAACAAAGAGCTTTGGAAACGAGTGCTAATATCCAAGATTATATTTTTAACCATTTTGGTATTACCCTAGAAAAACAATCTCAATTATTGGAAACGCAACAAGCTAATGCAGGGGACATTATTCCCATAATGGCAGGATCTATGGCATCTGGTTTTATTAATTTTTTTCTAACTTTAGTTTATATTTTTGGGTTATTGTATTATAGGGCTCACGTTAAAAAGTTTTTATTGATGTTGGCTCAGCCTTCACATCGTGATGAGGTTGAAAAAGTTATCTATAGAGTTGCTAATGTCTCGCAGCAGTATTTATTTGGACTTTCAAAAATGATAGTTTGTTTATGGATTATGTATAGCATTGGTTTTAGTATACTTGGGGTTAAAAATGCTTTCTTTTTTGCAATACTTTGTGGTTTGCTGGAAATTGTTCCATTCATAGGAAATATTACTGGCACAACGATTACAGTTTTAGTGTCAGCAGTACAGGGTGCAAGCTTACCAATAATTCTAGGTATAATTATTACTTATGGTATCGTTCAATTTATTCAAGGCTGGGTATTAGAGCCATTAATTGTAGGATCACAAGTTAAGATCAATCCATTATTTACCATTATTGCACTTGTGGTTGGCGAATTAATATGGGGAATTGCAGGAATATTTCTCGCCATTCCGTTGATAGCAATGTTTAAAATTGTATGTGATCATGTTGATACCCTCAAACCATACGGATTTCTTATCGGAGAAATTGAAACTGTACATTTGGATTTAAAACCTTCAAAAAAAATTGTAAATTTGTTTAAATCTAAATGA
- a CDS encoding YceI family protein: MNQTAWVIDKAHSEVSFKIRHLMISNVKGAFKIFDANIITTGVDFSTAEIDFWIDVTSINTGDLKRDEHLLSEEFFNAKVHKQISFVSSTLGNPDQEGIHELWGELSMNGIVKNIKLNVQFGGIANDPWGNTKAGFEVTGILKRSDWDLKWNTMMETGGLMVSDDVNISCEIQLLKKDISDQTMTLQKEEEIVSFQTK, translated from the coding sequence ATGAATCAAACAGCATGGGTGATTGACAAAGCTCACAGTGAAGTGTCGTTTAAGATTAGACATTTAATGATTTCGAACGTTAAGGGAGCATTTAAAATTTTTGATGCAAACATTATAACTACGGGAGTCGATTTTTCTACAGCCGAGATCGATTTTTGGATTGATGTTACCTCAATAAATACTGGTGATTTAAAGCGAGATGAACATTTATTAAGTGAGGAGTTTTTTAATGCCAAAGTACATAAACAAATTTCTTTTGTCTCAAGTACGCTTGGAAATCCTGATCAAGAGGGTATACATGAATTATGGGGCGAATTGTCAATGAATGGTATTGTAAAAAATATCAAACTAAATGTACAATTTGGTGGAATTGCAAATGACCCTTGGGGAAATACTAAAGCAGGTTTTGAAGTTACAGGTATATTAAAGCGAAGTGATTGGGATCTCAAATGGAATACTATGATGGAAACAGGAGGACTGATGGTTAGTGATGATGTGAATATTTCCTGTGAGATTCAATTATTGAAAAAAGACATTTCCGACCAAACCATGACATTGCAAAAAGAGGAAGAAATAGTTTCATTTCAAACCAAATAA
- a CDS encoding ABC transporter permease, whose product MNILYFKKWIFNSSFSQYFIGVYKANHFVLKFFRVLFSRPFHFREVIHQCYEIGIKSLSLITLTGFIVGVVFTKQSRPSLEDFGASSWLPSLMGIAIVRALGPLVTAIICAGKVGSSIGAELGSMRVTEQIDAMEVSAINPFKYLVVTRVVATSITIPILAMYCTFVGLFGSYFNVHSEESTSILIFYKNAFSTISFLDIFSSVVKSIFYGFTIGMVGCYKGYHATQGTRGVGIAANQAVVLSMFLIFIEELVIVQISNWIRHF is encoded by the coding sequence ATGAATATTCTATATTTTAAGAAATGGATATTTAATTCTAGTTTTAGTCAATATTTTATAGGTGTTTATAAAGCTAATCATTTTGTATTGAAATTTTTTCGTGTGTTATTTTCGAGACCTTTTCATTTTCGGGAAGTGATTCATCAATGTTATGAAATCGGTATAAAGTCACTTTCACTCATTACGCTTACTGGTTTTATTGTTGGTGTTGTATTTACTAAACAATCCAGGCCATCATTGGAAGATTTTGGTGCCTCATCTTGGTTGCCATCTTTAATGGGTATTGCTATAGTTAGGGCTTTAGGTCCTTTAGTAACTGCTATTATTTGTGCAGGAAAGGTTGGTTCTAGTATTGGTGCTGAACTTGGATCTATGCGTGTTACAGAGCAAATTGATGCCATGGAAGTTTCTGCAATTAACCCATTCAAATATTTAGTTGTCACCCGTGTTGTGGCTACTTCCATTACTATACCTATTTTGGCTATGTATTGTACCTTTGTTGGTCTTTTTGGATCTTATTTTAATGTTCATTCTGAAGAATCCACGAGTATCCTTATTTTTTATAAGAATGCTTTTTCTACCATTTCTTTTCTTGATATATTTTCATCAGTCGTTAAATCAATTTTTTATGGATTTACTATTGGAATGGTAGGATGTTATAAAGGATATCATGCAACACAAGGAACTCGTGGAGTTGGAATAGCAGCTAATCAAGCTGTAGTACTTTCTATGTTTCTTATTTTTATCGAAGAGCTTGTCATTGTGCAAATATCTAATTGGATTAGACATTTTTAA